The sequence below is a genomic window from Methanosarcinales archaeon Met12.
ATCATTGATGGTGCGCATACCCAAGCAAATAGCAGAGTTCGCAGATTTGAAAAATGGAAAGGAAGTTGAAATCGTTCCAGAGGGCAGAAAGAAGATTTTGGTGACGATTTTAGATTGATGATGGTGTTTGGTTTGTTTTTAAATAACGCATTATCTGGTTTAAACGATAGCTATCTCATAAGGAGATGGGGCGTCTATGAGTAGTTAAGCGAAATGGCTAACAAGACACGGTGGCAAAATGATTTGGATTCTATTTTACTATAATTCTCTTCCTGATATGCCGAAAGGATGTCTTTTATTCTCAAATGAGGTGATGCATCGAGATTTCTTCATGTGTAATCCCACAAATACCGGACACTATCAATACCCAAAGTTCGAAACATTGTCTTATGATACGGGTTGTCATCGCAGAGAAGTTAATAAATTTCTGGAACGAAATGATCCGGATCGATATGTCATATTTTATACGCGGCATACAGACTATTCTGGGAACAAGAAGAACAAAATTATAGGTTATTTTAAAGTTGGAAAACAATTTGAAAAACCTAAGGGTTTTCATGCTTCTGAACATGTTCTTTTAGCTAAGGATGGCTGCTTTGAAATAAACTACCATTCAAAGGGGATTCCCGTGAGTTGGGGCAATTCTTCTATAAAAAATGACGTTAATAACATTCTGAAGAATCTAAAAACCAAGCAAACTGTAAGTATTGCAGATAAATATCAAAAGCAAACACAGGGGATAATGAATCGATTACGGCGTGCATCTGGAAGAAAAGAGATTATAGATATTTGCGAAGGATGCGGTTTTAAAGGTCAATGTTACTGGGGTAAGAAGGCAAAACAAGATAAAGAGAGAAAACTAAAGAAACTTTATGGAAGCAATCAGGTATGCTAAACAATCTTTTAACGTCTTTATCAAAAAGAGACTCATCTGATATCATCTTCAACCAATATCAAGACGAAGACATTCGTAATAATTTACGATTATACTTCGATTATCTTCTTCAAAATAAACATGATGTGCTTCTAATAGGTGAAGCCCCCGGATATAATGGCTGTAGACTAACAGGAATACCTTTCACAAGTGGGGCGGTTATAAAGAAGTCAGAGCACAAAATATTTAAAAAAATTGGAAGTGAAATTGTACTTCATCAAGTAGTTTCTGAAAATACAGCAACAATCTTATGGGATTTTTTGGGGAGCAATAGACTGGTTCCTATTTTATGGAATGCTTTTCCATTCCACCCCAATAAAAGTAGGATACCTAAGAGCAATAGGAGACCAAATGTATTAGAAATAGAAGAAGGAAAGAAATATTTGAGAATTGTTTATGACTTATTTAAGCCTAAGAAGCTTTGTTCTCTTGGTCAAGTCGGTGAAAAAGTATTAAAGGAATTGTTTCCTAACGAAAAAATAATTTACATTCGGCATCCATCTCGTGGTGGCAAGAAAGATTTTATCGAGGGGATGTTGAAATTATATGATAGCCACATCGCTTAACGGTGGACATACAACTCACTGCGTTCGCTCAAATCCTCCGCTCTGCCTCGCACTTCGCATACCTGCCAGCCGTTAAGTGAAGAATCCACAGCACCTATCCTATATATGTCAAATAAGGCTGACAACAGGGATTTCGCATGCGTGGGACTCATTTTTATTCTTAGACATTTTGACCTTCTTGAAAAAATCATCCATCCCATTTATACCTACTTATTTTAAATCTGGTTTATGATGGACATCACCACCCCTCCACTCGAGCGCGCAATCGGCATCGAACTCTATCTGACGAAAACACATGGTATCGGTGGCAAAATCCGCCAGCGTATCGATGATTTTTGTGTAGAAGAAATTACCAATCGGATAGAGGGTACAGATGGACGTTATCTGATAGTCGAATTGACCAAGCGCGATTGGGATATGCATCATTTGATCAGAACTCTATCTAGATCGCTGGGCATCAGCCAAAAACGGTTCGGCTGGGCTGGCACAAAGGATAAAAGAGCTCTCACGAAACAGAAGATAAGCATCTGGGATGTGGACGCAGAGGAGCTTCAACGCGTTAATTTGCCTGGTGTAGAACTCAGAACGATCGGGCGCTCCAACAAAAAAGTGGCCCTGGGCGACCTGTGGGGCAATAATTTCCGAATAATAGTAAGAGATATGGATATACCCATCGAAATCGCGCGCGAAAGGATGGAGTCGATAACCAGCGAGATCGCCCAAGCAAGGGGCGTTCCGAATTTCTTTGGTGTCCAGCGATTTGGCACACTGCGCCCCATAACACATCTGGTCGGCGAGGCTCTGGTTAACTGCGACGTTG
It includes:
- a CDS encoding uracil-DNA glycosylase; translated protein: MLNNLLTSLSKRDSSDIIFNQYQDEDIRNNLRLYFDYLLQNKHDVLLIGEAPGYNGCRLTGIPFTSGAVIKKSEHKIFKKIGSEIVLHQVVSENTATILWDFLGSNRLVPILWNAFPFHPNKSRIPKSNRRPNVLEIEEGKKYLRIVYDLFKPKKLCSLGQVGEKVLKELFPNEKIIYIRHPSRGGKKDFIEGMLKLYDSHIA